In Thamnophis elegans isolate rThaEle1 chromosome 13, rThaEle1.pri, whole genome shotgun sequence, one DNA window encodes the following:
- the TEX12 gene encoding testis-expressed protein 12, with the protein MATTLEKSDEYKNKRKKEAKNETSGTAQLSFFEKNDPTPESSQKFHKSDVLETILKDTGKEINTLLSKYAQILSERAAMDASYVED; encoded by the exons ATGGCAACTACCCTGGAAAAGTCAGATGAATACAAAAATAAGCGTAAAAAGGAAGCAAAG AATGAAACTTCCGGAACTGCACAATTgagtttttttgaaaaaaatgatccAACTCCTGAAAGCTCCCAGAAATTTCATAAAAGTGATGTTTTGGAAACCATTTTAAAGG ATACAGGCAAAGAAATCAACACTCTATTATCGAAGTATGCACAAATTTTGAG TGAGAGAGCAGCAATGGATGCTTCATATGTAGAGGATTGA
- the LOC116516484 gene encoding LOW QUALITY PROTEIN: beta,beta-carotene 9',10'-oxygenase-like (The sequence of the model RefSeq protein was modified relative to this genomic sequence to represent the inferred CDS: inserted 2 bases in 2 codons) — translation MAWALMHKFEIEDGVVKYSSKFLRSDSYLTNSKNNRIMLSEFGTLAMPDPCKNIFERFMSKFELPKETDNCVVNFVIIKGDYFVSTESSQMHKVDLDTLESKEKVNWKKYVAVNGATAHPHYDPDGTVYNMGNSYGTHGSNYNIIRVPPQKSQPSDSSLQGAEVLCTIQPENRMKPAYYHSFGMSENYLXFIEQPSLIKLREIITANLSGNPFXDALSWEPQLNSRFHVVNKHTGQILPLQYHSKAFSFFHQINAFEDQGCIVLDLCCFDDGKIFDIYRLQNLHKAGEALDQTYNMLSKPFPRRFVLPMMVSSKASVGQNVNPLSYTLAEAVKEADGKIWCTPESLHKEDLKEAGGVEFPHINYAHYSGKKYRYFYGCGLGHVIGDSLIKVDTETKEMKIWREKGMYPSEPIFVPEPGSLGAEDKGVILSVVLTPKQNEGSFLLVLDAENFTELGRTEIPVKLPYGFHGSFVPNKNATC, via the exons ATGGCATGGGCACTCATGCATAAGTTTGAAATTGAAGATGGGGTGGTGAAATACAGCAGCAAGTTTCTCCGGAGTGATAGTTACCTGACCAACAGCAAGAACAATCGAATCatgctctctgaatttggcaCCTTGGCTATGCCAGATCCTTGCAAGAACATTTTTGAGCGCTTCATGTCAAAGTTTGAGTTGCCAA AAGAGACAGACAACTGTGTTGTGAATTTTGTGATCATCAAAGGTGACTATTTTGTCAGCACGGAGAGCAGTCAAATGCACAAGGTGGATCTGGACACACTTGAATCAAAGGAGAAG GTGAACTGGAAAAAGTATGTTGCAGTGAATGGAGCCACAGCCCACCCACACTATGATCCAGATGGTACAGTCTACAACATGGGCAACTCTTATGGGACGCATG GCTCCAACTATAACATCATCCGTGTTCCTCCTCAGAAGTCTCAGCCTAGTGACTCCAGCCTGCAAGGCGCGGAGGTCTTGTGCACCATTCAACCCGAGAACAGAATGAAGCCAGCCTATTATCACAGTTTTG GAATGAGTGAAAACTACC ATTTTATTGAGCAACCTTCCCTTATAAAGTTGCGGGAGATCATTACAGCCAATTTGTCTGGGAATCCAT TGGATGCACTGAGTTGGGAGCCTCAGCTAAACTCCCGCTTTCATGTTGTGAACAAGCACACGGGGCAG ATCTTACCCTTGCAGTATCATAGCAAGGCCTTCAGCTTTTTCCACCAAATCAACGCCTTTGAGGACCAGGGGTGCATCGTCCTGGATCTCTGCTGCTTCGATGATGGGAAAATTTTTGACATTTACCGACTGCAGAACCTCCACAAGGCTGGAGAAGCCCTTGACCAG ACCTACAACATGCTCTCGAAGCCATTTCCACGGCGTTTTGTTCTTCCCATGATGGTGAGCTCCAAGGCATCTGTGGGGCAGAATGTTAACCCTTTGTCCTacacgttggcagaagctgtgaaggAGGCGGATGGGAAG ATCTGGTGCACACCTGAAAGTCTACACAAGGAGGACCTCAAAGAAGCAGGAGGAGTGGAATTCCCTCACATCAACTATGCACATTACTCTGGGAAAAAATATCGTTATTTCTACGGCTGCGGCCTCGGTCATGTCATTGGAGACTCCTTGATCAAGGTTGATACAGAAACCAAGGAGATGAAG ATTTGGCGTGAGAAAGGGATGTATCCTTCTGAGCCCATATTTGTGCCAGAACCTGGTTCTTTAGGGGCAGAAGACAAGGGAGTGATCCTCTCAGTGGTGCTCACCCCCAAGCAG AAtgaaggcagcttccttcttGTTCTGGATGCGGAGAATTTCACTGAACTGGGCCGCACCGAAATCCCCGTCAAGCTCCCCTATGGCTTCCATGGGAGCTTTGTCCCCAACAAAAATGCCACCTGTTGA